From the genome of Castor canadensis chromosome 4, mCasCan1.hap1v2, whole genome shotgun sequence, one region includes:
- the Cxxc1 gene encoding CXXC-type zinc finger protein 1 isoform X1, with protein sequence MEGEGSDPEPPDAAEDSKSENGENAPIYCICRKPDINCFMIGCDNCNEWFHGDCIRITEKMAKAIREWYCRECREKDPKLEIRYRHKKSRERDGSERDGSEPRDEGGGRKRPVPDPDLQRRAGSGTGVGAMLARGSASPHKSSPQPLVATPSQHHQQQQQIKRSARMCGECEACRRTEDCGHCDFCRDMKKFGGPNKIRQKCRLRQCQLRARESYKYFPSSLSPVTPSESLPRPRRPPPTQQQPQPSQKLGRIREDEGSVVSSVVKEPPEATVTPEPLSDEDLPLDPDLYQDFCAGAFDDHGLPWMSDTEESPFLDPALRKRAVKVKHVKRREKKSEKKVIERKEERYKRHRQKQKHKDKWKHPERADAKDPASLPQCLGPGCVRAAQPSSKYCSDDCGMKLAANRIYEILPQRIQQWQQSPCIAEEHGKKLLERIRREQQSARTRLQEMERRFHELEAIILRAKQQAVREDEESNENDSDDTDLQIFCVSCGHPINPRVALRHMERCYAKYESQTSFGSMYPTRIEGATRLFCDVYNPQSKTYCKRLQVLCPEHSRDPKVPADEVCGCPLVRDVFELTGDFCRLPKRQCNRHYCWEKLRRAEVDLERVRVWYKLDELFEQERNVRTAMTNRAGLLALMLHQTIQHDPLTTDLRSTADR encoded by the exons ATG GAGGGCGAGGGCTCGGACCCCGAACCTCCCGACGCCGCGGAGGACAGCAAGTCGGAGAACGGAGAGAACGCGCCCATCTACTGCATCTGCCGCAAGCCCGACATCAACTGCTTCATGAT CGGCTGCGACAACTGCAACGAATGGTTCCACGGGGACTGCATCCGGATCACCGAGAAGATGGCCAAGGCCATCCGCGAGTGGTACTGTCGGGAGTGCCGAG AGAAGGACCCGAAGCTGGAGATACGCTATCGGCACAAAAAGTCACGGGAGCGAGATGGCAGCGAGCGGGACGGCAGTGAGCCCCGGGATGAGGGTGGAGGGCGCAAGAGGCCTGTCCCCGATCCAGACCTGCAGCGCCGGGCAGGGTCAGGGACAGGGGTTGGGGCCATGCTTGCTCGGGGCTCTGCTTCGCCCCACAAATCCTCTCCGCAGCCCTTGGTGGCCACACCTAGCCAG CATCACCAGCAGCAACAGCAGATCAAAAGGTCAGCCCGCATGTGTGGTGAGTGTGAGGCCTGCCGGCGCACAGAGGACTGTGGCCACTGTGACTTCTGTCGTGACATGAAGAAGTTTGGGGGCCCCAATAAGATTCGGCAGAAGTGCCGGCTGCGGCAGTGTCAGCTGCGGGCCCGG GAATCATACAAGTACTTCCCTTCCTCG CTCTCGCCAGTGACGCCCTCAGAGTCCTTGCCAAGGCCCCGCCGGCCACCACCCACTCAACAGCAACCACAGCCATCCCAGAAGCTGGGACGCATCCGTGAAGATGAAGGGTCAGTGGTGTCATCAGTAGTCAAGGAGCCACCTGAAGCTACAGTCACACCTGAGCCACTCTCAGACGAGGACCTACCACTGGACCCTGACCTGTATCAGGACTTCTGTGCAGGGGCCTTTGATGACCATGGCCTA CCCTGGATGAGTGACACAGAAGAGTCCCCCTTTCTGGACCCTGCACTACGGAAGAGGGCAGTGAAAGTGAAGCATGTGAAGCGTCGGGAGAAGAAGTCTGAGAAGAAGGTGATAGAGAGG AAGGAGGAGAGATACAAGCGGCATCGACAGAAGCAGAAACACAAGGACAAATGGAAACACCCTGAGAGAGCTGATGCCAAGGACCCTGCATCACTACCGCAGTGCCTGGGGCCTGGCTGTGTGCGCGCTGCCCAGCCCAGCTCCAAGTATTGCTCAGATGACTGTGGCATGAAGTTGGCAGCCAA CCGCATCTATGAGATCCTCCCCCAGCGTATCCAGCAATGGCAGCAGAGCCCCTGCATTGCTGAAGAGCACGGCAAGAAGCTGCTTGAACGCATTCGTCGTGAGCAGCAGAGTGCCCGCACGCGCCTGCAGGAAATGGAGCGCAGATTCCATGAGCTTGAGGCCATCATTCTGCGTGCTAAGCAGCAGGCTGTGCGTGAGGATGAGGAG AGCAACGAAAATGACAGTGATGACACAGACCTGCAGATCTTCTGTGTCTCCTGTGGGCACCCCATCAACCCACGTGTTGCCTTGCGCCATATGGAGCGCTGCTATGCCAAG TATGAGAGCCAGACCTCCTTTGGATCCATGTACCCCACACGCATTGAAGG GGCCACACGACTCTTCTGTGATGTCTACAATCCTCAAAGTAAAACATACTGTAAGCGGCTCCAGGTGCTATGTCCTGAGCACTCACGGGACCCCAAA GTGCCAGCTGATGAGGTGTGTGGGTGCCCCCTTGTTCGTGATGTCTTTGAGCTCACAGGTGACTTCTGCCGCCTGCCCAAGCGCCAGTGTAATCGCCACTATTGCTGGGAGAAGCTGCGGAGGGCTGAAGTGGATTTGGAGCGTGTGCGGGTG TGGTACAAGCTGGATGAGCTGTTTGAGCAGGAGCGCAATGTTCGCACAGCCATGACAAACCGGGCAGGGTTACTGGCCCTGATGCTGCACCAGACAATCCAGCATGACCCGCTCACTACCGACCTGCGCTCCACTGCTGACCGCTGA
- the Cxxc1 gene encoding CXXC-type zinc finger protein 1 isoform X3: MEGEGSDPEPPDAAEDSKSENGENAPIYCICRKPDINCFMIGCDNCNEWFHGDCIRITEKMAKAIREWYCRECREKDPKLEIRYRHKKSRERDGSERDGSEPRDEGGGRKRPVPDPDLQRRAGSGTGVGAMLARGSASPHKSSPQPLVATPSQHHQQQQQIKRSARMCGECEACRRTEDCGHCDFCRDMKKFGGPNKIRQKCRLRQCQLRARESYKYFPSSLSPVTPSESLPRPRRPPPTQQQPQPSQKLGRIREDEGSVVSSVVKEPPEATVTPEPLSDEDLPLDPDLYQDFCAGAFDDHGLPWMSDTEESPFLDPALRKRAVKVKHVKRREKKSEKKVIERKEERYKRHRQKQKHKDKWKHPERADAKDPASLPQCLGPGCVRAAQPSSKYCSDDCGMKLAANRIYEILPQRIQQWQQSPCIAEEHGKKLLERIRREQQSARTRLQEMERRFHELEAIILRAKQQAVREDEESNENDSDDTDLQIFCVSCGHPINPRVALRHMERCYAKYESQTSFGSMYPTRIEGATRLFCDVYNPQSKTYCKRLQVLCPEHSRDPKVPADEVCGCPLVRDVFELTVVQAG; this comes from the exons ATG GAGGGCGAGGGCTCGGACCCCGAACCTCCCGACGCCGCGGAGGACAGCAAGTCGGAGAACGGAGAGAACGCGCCCATCTACTGCATCTGCCGCAAGCCCGACATCAACTGCTTCATGAT CGGCTGCGACAACTGCAACGAATGGTTCCACGGGGACTGCATCCGGATCACCGAGAAGATGGCCAAGGCCATCCGCGAGTGGTACTGTCGGGAGTGCCGAG AGAAGGACCCGAAGCTGGAGATACGCTATCGGCACAAAAAGTCACGGGAGCGAGATGGCAGCGAGCGGGACGGCAGTGAGCCCCGGGATGAGGGTGGAGGGCGCAAGAGGCCTGTCCCCGATCCAGACCTGCAGCGCCGGGCAGGGTCAGGGACAGGGGTTGGGGCCATGCTTGCTCGGGGCTCTGCTTCGCCCCACAAATCCTCTCCGCAGCCCTTGGTGGCCACACCTAGCCAG CATCACCAGCAGCAACAGCAGATCAAAAGGTCAGCCCGCATGTGTGGTGAGTGTGAGGCCTGCCGGCGCACAGAGGACTGTGGCCACTGTGACTTCTGTCGTGACATGAAGAAGTTTGGGGGCCCCAATAAGATTCGGCAGAAGTGCCGGCTGCGGCAGTGTCAGCTGCGGGCCCGG GAATCATACAAGTACTTCCCTTCCTCG CTCTCGCCAGTGACGCCCTCAGAGTCCTTGCCAAGGCCCCGCCGGCCACCACCCACTCAACAGCAACCACAGCCATCCCAGAAGCTGGGACGCATCCGTGAAGATGAAGGGTCAGTGGTGTCATCAGTAGTCAAGGAGCCACCTGAAGCTACAGTCACACCTGAGCCACTCTCAGACGAGGACCTACCACTGGACCCTGACCTGTATCAGGACTTCTGTGCAGGGGCCTTTGATGACCATGGCCTA CCCTGGATGAGTGACACAGAAGAGTCCCCCTTTCTGGACCCTGCACTACGGAAGAGGGCAGTGAAAGTGAAGCATGTGAAGCGTCGGGAGAAGAAGTCTGAGAAGAAGGTGATAGAGAGG AAGGAGGAGAGATACAAGCGGCATCGACAGAAGCAGAAACACAAGGACAAATGGAAACACCCTGAGAGAGCTGATGCCAAGGACCCTGCATCACTACCGCAGTGCCTGGGGCCTGGCTGTGTGCGCGCTGCCCAGCCCAGCTCCAAGTATTGCTCAGATGACTGTGGCATGAAGTTGGCAGCCAA CCGCATCTATGAGATCCTCCCCCAGCGTATCCAGCAATGGCAGCAGAGCCCCTGCATTGCTGAAGAGCACGGCAAGAAGCTGCTTGAACGCATTCGTCGTGAGCAGCAGAGTGCCCGCACGCGCCTGCAGGAAATGGAGCGCAGATTCCATGAGCTTGAGGCCATCATTCTGCGTGCTAAGCAGCAGGCTGTGCGTGAGGATGAGGAG AGCAACGAAAATGACAGTGATGACACAGACCTGCAGATCTTCTGTGTCTCCTGTGGGCACCCCATCAACCCACGTGTTGCCTTGCGCCATATGGAGCGCTGCTATGCCAAG TATGAGAGCCAGACCTCCTTTGGATCCATGTACCCCACACGCATTGAAGG GGCCACACGACTCTTCTGTGATGTCTACAATCCTCAAAGTAAAACATACTGTAAGCGGCTCCAGGTGCTATGTCCTGAGCACTCACGGGACCCCAAA GTGCCAGCTGATGAGGTGTGTGGGTGCCCCCTTGTTCGTGATGTCTTTGAGCTCACAG TGGTACAAGCTGGATGA
- the Cxxc1 gene encoding CXXC-type zinc finger protein 1 isoform X2: MEGEGSDPEPPDAAEDSKSENGENAPIYCICRKPDINCFMIGCDNCNEWFHGDCIRITEKMAKAIREWYCRECREKDPKLEIRYRHKKSRERDGSERDGSEPRDEGGGRKRPVPDPDLQRRAGSGTGVGAMLARGSASPHKSSPQPLVATPSQHHQQQQQIKRSARMCGECEACRRTEDCGHCDFCRDMKKFGGPNKIRQKCRLRQCQLRARESYKYFPSSLSPVTPSESLPRPRRPPPTQQQPQPSQKLGRIREDEGSVVSSVVKEPPEATVTPEPLSDEDLPLDPDLYQDFCAGAFDDHGLPWMSDTEESPFLDPALRKRAVKVKHVKRREKKSEKKKEERYKRHRQKQKHKDKWKHPERADAKDPASLPQCLGPGCVRAAQPSSKYCSDDCGMKLAANRIYEILPQRIQQWQQSPCIAEEHGKKLLERIRREQQSARTRLQEMERRFHELEAIILRAKQQAVREDEESNENDSDDTDLQIFCVSCGHPINPRVALRHMERCYAKYESQTSFGSMYPTRIEGATRLFCDVYNPQSKTYCKRLQVLCPEHSRDPKVPADEVCGCPLVRDVFELTGDFCRLPKRQCNRHYCWEKLRRAEVDLERVRVWYKLDELFEQERNVRTAMTNRAGLLALMLHQTIQHDPLTTDLRSTADR; the protein is encoded by the exons ATG GAGGGCGAGGGCTCGGACCCCGAACCTCCCGACGCCGCGGAGGACAGCAAGTCGGAGAACGGAGAGAACGCGCCCATCTACTGCATCTGCCGCAAGCCCGACATCAACTGCTTCATGAT CGGCTGCGACAACTGCAACGAATGGTTCCACGGGGACTGCATCCGGATCACCGAGAAGATGGCCAAGGCCATCCGCGAGTGGTACTGTCGGGAGTGCCGAG AGAAGGACCCGAAGCTGGAGATACGCTATCGGCACAAAAAGTCACGGGAGCGAGATGGCAGCGAGCGGGACGGCAGTGAGCCCCGGGATGAGGGTGGAGGGCGCAAGAGGCCTGTCCCCGATCCAGACCTGCAGCGCCGGGCAGGGTCAGGGACAGGGGTTGGGGCCATGCTTGCTCGGGGCTCTGCTTCGCCCCACAAATCCTCTCCGCAGCCCTTGGTGGCCACACCTAGCCAG CATCACCAGCAGCAACAGCAGATCAAAAGGTCAGCCCGCATGTGTGGTGAGTGTGAGGCCTGCCGGCGCACAGAGGACTGTGGCCACTGTGACTTCTGTCGTGACATGAAGAAGTTTGGGGGCCCCAATAAGATTCGGCAGAAGTGCCGGCTGCGGCAGTGTCAGCTGCGGGCCCGG GAATCATACAAGTACTTCCCTTCCTCG CTCTCGCCAGTGACGCCCTCAGAGTCCTTGCCAAGGCCCCGCCGGCCACCACCCACTCAACAGCAACCACAGCCATCCCAGAAGCTGGGACGCATCCGTGAAGATGAAGGGTCAGTGGTGTCATCAGTAGTCAAGGAGCCACCTGAAGCTACAGTCACACCTGAGCCACTCTCAGACGAGGACCTACCACTGGACCCTGACCTGTATCAGGACTTCTGTGCAGGGGCCTTTGATGACCATGGCCTA CCCTGGATGAGTGACACAGAAGAGTCCCCCTTTCTGGACCCTGCACTACGGAAGAGGGCAGTGAAAGTGAAGCATGTGAAGCGTCGGGAGAAGAAGTCTGAGAAGAAG AAGGAGGAGAGATACAAGCGGCATCGACAGAAGCAGAAACACAAGGACAAATGGAAACACCCTGAGAGAGCTGATGCCAAGGACCCTGCATCACTACCGCAGTGCCTGGGGCCTGGCTGTGTGCGCGCTGCCCAGCCCAGCTCCAAGTATTGCTCAGATGACTGTGGCATGAAGTTGGCAGCCAA CCGCATCTATGAGATCCTCCCCCAGCGTATCCAGCAATGGCAGCAGAGCCCCTGCATTGCTGAAGAGCACGGCAAGAAGCTGCTTGAACGCATTCGTCGTGAGCAGCAGAGTGCCCGCACGCGCCTGCAGGAAATGGAGCGCAGATTCCATGAGCTTGAGGCCATCATTCTGCGTGCTAAGCAGCAGGCTGTGCGTGAGGATGAGGAG AGCAACGAAAATGACAGTGATGACACAGACCTGCAGATCTTCTGTGTCTCCTGTGGGCACCCCATCAACCCACGTGTTGCCTTGCGCCATATGGAGCGCTGCTATGCCAAG TATGAGAGCCAGACCTCCTTTGGATCCATGTACCCCACACGCATTGAAGG GGCCACACGACTCTTCTGTGATGTCTACAATCCTCAAAGTAAAACATACTGTAAGCGGCTCCAGGTGCTATGTCCTGAGCACTCACGGGACCCCAAA GTGCCAGCTGATGAGGTGTGTGGGTGCCCCCTTGTTCGTGATGTCTTTGAGCTCACAGGTGACTTCTGCCGCCTGCCCAAGCGCCAGTGTAATCGCCACTATTGCTGGGAGAAGCTGCGGAGGGCTGAAGTGGATTTGGAGCGTGTGCGGGTG TGGTACAAGCTGGATGAGCTGTTTGAGCAGGAGCGCAATGTTCGCACAGCCATGACAAACCGGGCAGGGTTACTGGCCCTGATGCTGCACCAGACAATCCAGCATGACCCGCTCACTACCGACCTGCGCTCCACTGCTGACCGCTGA